One part of the Moraxella sp. FZFQ2102 genome encodes these proteins:
- a CDS encoding LysR family transcriptional regulator, with product MSTTLRQLRAFVLVAEQNSFTKAAETLCLTQSALSGLIKELEQNLEVKLFDRTTRKLHLSDAGMRLLPQAKRVLNEMSVLNEKVSNLKSLHQGHVRLAVSQQLSASTMPRFIAKFSEIHPNIQVTLTDCSVDEVVNHIENLEADLGVAPERFHSDDLNADVLFSSPFYLVLPATHPFAKKDVVRWADLMNERLITLNGPFIKSLRNELPNHISGRIFNPDFEINFLSTALGMTRMGLGMTLCLLYAAEWVEQYGLVMRPIADPVVERKFLLYTHKNRSLSPAALAFKEFLLQNAHEFLVSHSKTARF from the coding sequence GTGAGCACTACTCTACGACAATTACGCGCCTTCGTGTTGGTCGCTGAACAGAACAGCTTTACCAAGGCGGCAGAGACATTGTGCCTGACACAGTCGGCATTGAGCGGCTTGATCAAGGAGTTGGAACAGAACTTAGAAGTCAAGCTGTTCGATCGCACCACGCGCAAGCTACACCTATCGGATGCAGGGATGCGTCTGTTGCCCCAAGCCAAACGCGTGCTCAACGAGATGAGCGTGCTGAACGAAAAGGTGAGCAACCTAAAATCCTTGCACCAAGGTCATGTACGCCTTGCGGTATCGCAGCAGCTGTCAGCCAGTACCATGCCGCGATTCATCGCCAAATTCAGCGAAATCCACCCCAATATCCAAGTCACGCTCACCGACTGCTCGGTCGATGAAGTGGTCAATCATATTGAGAACTTAGAAGCGGATTTGGGAGTTGCGCCTGAGCGATTCCACTCTGATGATCTGAATGCTGATGTGCTGTTTAGCTCACCGTTTTATTTGGTGCTGCCAGCGACGCATCCTTTCGCCAAAAAAGATGTCGTGCGCTGGGCGGATCTGATGAATGAGCGGTTGATCACCTTGAACGGTCCATTTATCAAGAGTCTTCGCAATGAGTTGCCGAACCACATTTCAGGCAGGATTTTTAATCCTGATTTTGAGATTAATTTTCTCTCGACCGCGCTTGGCATGACGCGCATGGGGCTTGGCATGACTTTGTGCTTATTATACGCCGCTGAATGGGTGGAGCAGTATGGGCTCGTGATGCGTCCGATCGCCGATCCTGTGGTGGAGCGCAAGTTTTTATTATACACCCACAAGAACCGTTCACTGTCACCTGCGGCATTGGCGTTCAAAGAGTTTTTATTACAAAACGCGCATGAGTTTTTGGTCAGTCATTCAAAAACTGCGCGGTTTTAA
- a CDS encoding AMP-binding protein, whose amino-acid sequence MSDIIHALPRIQMGAKSANAPLTMSYDKGPSAPLIESTIGEFFDAMTAKNPEQTAIVSVHQNIRMSYRELQSKANQLASAMINMGLQKGDRVGIWSHNNVEWVIMLLAAAKAGLVLVNINPAYRIFELEYALNKVDCQVLVLMRHFKSSDYARMIQEMAPESLHQNYKNLELVRLPNLKRVVWIDSPDSTENFGFMQRFSDWITEGDEHDPRIAERAKKLKADNPVNIQFTSGTTGTPKGATLTHRNILNNGYFIGEMMNLTDADRLCIPVPMYHCFGMVLGVLAILTHGGTVVYPNDGFDPITVLETVEKEKCTGLHGVPTMFIAELDHPDFDKYDLSSLRTGIMAGSSCPIEVMRRVIDKMHMNEVTIAYGMTETSPVSCQTNKFSPLEKQVSTVGLVQPNLEVKIVDPDTGEIVPIGETGELLTKGYSVMLGYWNDTSKTAEAIVDGWMHTGDLATMDEDGYVKIVGRSKDMVIRGGENIYPVEIENYLYRHPKIRDVQIVGVPDEKYGEVLAAWIIPKKGKDITVDEIKEFCRDHIAHYKIPTYYRFVEEFPMTVTGKIQKFKIVEAMKEELGLS is encoded by the coding sequence ATGAGCGACATCATCCATGCCCTACCGCGCATCCAAATGGGTGCAAAATCCGCCAATGCACCGCTGACCATGAGCTATGATAAAGGCCCGAGCGCGCCTTTGATCGAAAGCACCATCGGTGAGTTCTTTGATGCGATGACTGCCAAAAATCCTGAGCAGACCGCCATCGTCTCCGTGCACCAAAACATCCGCATGAGCTACCGCGAGCTACAATCCAAAGCCAATCAGCTTGCCAGTGCGATGATCAATATGGGATTGCAAAAAGGTGATCGCGTCGGCATTTGGTCGCACAACAATGTCGAGTGGGTCATCATGCTGCTTGCCGCCGCCAAAGCAGGGCTTGTACTGGTCAATATTAATCCTGCCTATCGTATCTTTGAGCTTGAATACGCCTTGAACAAGGTGGACTGTCAAGTCTTGGTGCTGATGCGTCATTTCAAATCCAGCGACTATGCGCGCATGATCCAAGAGATGGCGCCAGAATCCTTGCACCAAAATTATAAAAATCTGGAACTGGTACGCTTACCGAACCTAAAACGCGTGGTGTGGATCGACAGCCCAGATTCGACTGAGAATTTCGGCTTTATGCAGCGTTTTAGCGACTGGATCACTGAAGGGGATGAGCATGACCCACGCATCGCTGAGCGCGCCAAAAAACTAAAAGCCGACAACCCTGTCAATATCCAATTCACCAGTGGCACGACAGGCACACCAAAAGGCGCGACGCTCACCCACCGCAACATTCTAAATAACGGCTATTTCATCGGCGAGATGATGAACCTGACCGATGCCGACCGCTTGTGTATTCCTGTGCCGATGTATCACTGCTTTGGCATGGTGCTTGGCGTGCTTGCCATCTTGACTCATGGCGGCACGGTGGTGTATCCAAACGATGGCTTTGATCCGATTACCGTGCTTGAGACGGTCGAAAAAGAAAAATGCACAGGGCTGCATGGTGTGCCGACGATGTTCATCGCTGAGCTTGATCATCCTGATTTTGATAAATACGACCTATCAAGCCTACGCACAGGCATCATGGCAGGCTCAAGCTGCCCAATCGAAGTGATGCGCCGCGTGATTGATAAGATGCACATGAACGAAGTCACCATCGCTTATGGCATGACTGAGACATCACCTGTGTCTTGTCAAACCAATAAATTTTCGCCACTAGAAAAACAAGTCTCTACCGTGGGTCTTGTGCAGCCGAACCTAGAAGTCAAAATCGTCGATCCTGATACTGGCGAGATTGTGCCGATTGGTGAGACGGGCGAGCTACTCACCAAGGGCTATTCAGTGATGCTTGGCTACTGGAATGACACCAGCAAGACCGCCGAAGCGATCGTCGATGGCTGGATGCACACAGGCGATCTTGCGACGATGGACGAAGATGGCTATGTCAAAATCGTCGGTCGTAGTAAAGACATGGTCATCCGCGGCGGCGAAAACATCTACCCTGTCGAGATTGAGAACTATCTGTACCGCCATCCAAAAATCCGCGATGTCCAAATCGTCGGCGTGCCTGACGAAAAATACGGCGAAGTTTTGGCGGCGTGGATCATTCCGAAAAAAGGCAAGGACATCACGGTTGATGAGATCAAAGAATTTTGCCGCGATCACATCGCCCATTATAAGATTCCGACTTACTACCGCTTTGTCGAAGAGTTTCCGATGACGGTCACGGGCAAAATCCAAAAATTCAAAATTGTTGAAGCGATGAAAGAAGAATTGGGTTTAAGCTAA
- a CDS encoding enoyl-CoA hydratase/isomerase family protein: MTHLAETFHSLLLDIDHHVATITLNRPDKRNAFNDEVISELSTAFEFVGQAPDVRAVVLAANGKAFCAGADLNWMRAMADYSHDENLADAGNLAKMLSTIYHCPKPVVAMVQGDVYAGGMGLVAACDIAVSVDTANFCLSEVKLGLVPATISPYVIRAMGARAAHRYFLTAEVFDATKAYEIGFVHQVVSQDKLTDSVQSIVKALCNASPNAVKVCKQLVQKVAYADIDETLIANTVADIANIRASSEGKEGVQSFLQKRKPSWL, encoded by the coding sequence ATGACCCACTTGGCCGAAACTTTTCATAGCCTACTGCTTGACATTGACCATCATGTCGCGACCATCACGCTAAATCGCCCTGATAAGCGCAATGCCTTTAATGATGAAGTCATCAGCGAGCTTAGTACCGCGTTTGAATTTGTCGGACAGGCGCCTGATGTGCGTGCGGTTGTCTTGGCTGCCAATGGCAAGGCGTTTTGTGCTGGGGCAGATCTTAACTGGATGCGCGCCATGGCGGATTATAGCCATGATGAGAACCTTGCCGATGCAGGCAATCTTGCCAAGATGCTATCTACCATTTATCACTGCCCAAAGCCTGTGGTGGCGATGGTGCAAGGCGATGTCTATGCTGGCGGCATGGGGCTTGTGGCGGCGTGCGACATCGCAGTGAGTGTCGATACGGCGAATTTTTGTCTGAGCGAAGTCAAGCTGGGCCTTGTGCCTGCGACCATCAGTCCTTATGTGATTCGCGCCATGGGTGCGCGCGCAGCACATCGCTATTTTTTGACCGCAGAAGTGTTTGACGCTACCAAAGCCTACGAGATCGGCTTTGTGCATCAAGTGGTCAGTCAAGACAAGCTAACAGACAGCGTGCAAAGTATCGTCAAAGCCTTGTGCAATGCTAGCCCCAATGCCGTCAAAGTGTGCAAGCAGCTCGTGCAAAAAGTCGCTTATGCCGACATCGATGAGACACTGATTGCCAATACCGTCGCTGACATCGCCAATATCCGCGCGTCAAGTGAAGGCAAAGAAGGCGTGCAGTCGTTTTTACAAAAGCGCAAACCATCTTGGTTGTAA
- a CDS encoding carboxyl transferase domain-containing protein: MSFVIESKLSPNAADFQQNAALMQGLVDDLKEKLAKITQGGSESARAKHLARGKLLPRERVEQLLDAGSPFLEIAPLAAYGMYDADIPAAGVIAGIGRINGTECMIVCNDATVKGGTYYPMTVKKHLRAQEIAKENRLPCVYLVDSGGANLPNQDEVFPDKEHFGRIFFNQANMSADGIAQIAVVMGSCTAGGAYVPAMSDESIIVKEQGTIFLGGPPLVKAATGEEVSSEDLGGGDVHTRLSGVADHLAQNDLHALALARQVVGNLNQSKPAIPNQTAPRPPKYDAKELYGIIPTDTRKPFDIREIIARIVDGSEFDEFKARFGNTLVCGFARIEGMQVGIVANNGILFSESAQKGTHFIELCCKRKIPLVFLQNITGFMVGRKYENEGIARHGAKMVMAVANAKVPKFTVIVGGSFGAGNYGMCGRAYSPRFLWMWPNARISVMGGEQAASVLATVKRDNIERMGATWSKDDEEAFKDPIRKQYDEQGHPYYASARLWDDGVIDPADTRTVLALALSAAYNAPIGETNFGIFRM; this comes from the coding sequence ATGAGTTTTGTGATTGAAAGTAAATTATCACCCAATGCTGCTGATTTTCAGCAAAACGCCGCTTTGATGCAGGGCTTGGTTGATGATTTGAAAGAAAAATTGGCAAAAATCACCCAAGGCGGCTCAGAGTCTGCACGCGCCAAGCACTTAGCACGCGGTAAACTGCTGCCGCGTGAGCGTGTCGAGCAGCTATTGGACGCAGGCTCGCCGTTTTTGGAGATCGCGCCGCTTGCTGCCTATGGCATGTACGATGCCGACATTCCTGCTGCAGGCGTGATCGCTGGCATCGGGCGTATCAATGGCACTGAGTGCATGATCGTGTGTAATGATGCCACAGTCAAGGGCGGTACTTATTATCCAATGACGGTCAAAAAGCATCTGCGCGCCCAAGAAATCGCCAAAGAAAACCGCTTGCCCTGCGTGTATTTGGTCGATTCAGGCGGTGCAAACTTGCCAAACCAAGATGAAGTATTCCCTGATAAAGAGCATTTTGGGCGGATTTTTTTTAACCAAGCCAACATGAGTGCTGACGGCATCGCCCAAATCGCTGTGGTAATGGGCAGCTGTACGGCAGGTGGCGCTTATGTGCCTGCGATGAGTGATGAGTCGATCATCGTCAAAGAGCAAGGCACGATTTTCTTGGGCGGCCCGCCACTGGTCAAAGCTGCCACAGGCGAAGAAGTCAGCAGCGAAGACTTAGGCGGTGGCGATGTACATACGCGTCTGTCAGGTGTGGCGGATCACCTTGCCCAAAACGACCTACACGCACTGGCTTTGGCGCGCCAAGTGGTTGGCAATCTCAACCAAAGCAAACCTGCCATTCCCAATCAAACCGCACCGCGTCCACCCAAATACGACGCCAAAGAACTGTACGGCATCATTCCAACCGACACGCGCAAGCCCTTTGACATCCGCGAAATCATCGCGCGTATCGTCGATGGCAGTGAGTTTGATGAATTTAAAGCGCGCTTTGGCAATACGCTGGTTTGTGGCTTTGCACGCATCGAAGGGATGCAGGTGGGTATTGTCGCCAACAACGGCATCTTGTTCAGCGAATCTGCTCAAAAAGGCACGCACTTTATTGAGCTGTGCTGTAAGCGTAAGATTCCATTGGTGTTTTTGCAAAATATCACAGGCTTTATGGTGGGTCGCAAATACGAAAATGAAGGCATCGCGCGCCACGGTGCGAAGATGGTGATGGCGGTTGCTAATGCCAAAGTGCCAAAATTCACCGTCATCGTCGGCGGCTCGTTTGGCGCAGGTAACTACGGTATGTGCGGCCGTGCCTACAGCCCAAGATTTCTGTGGATGTGGCCAAATGCGCGTATCTCAGTGATGGGTGGCGAGCAAGCAGCATCGGTACTAGCGACGGTCAAGCGCGACAACATCGAGCGCATGGGCGCGACTTGGTCAAAAGACGATGAAGAAGCGTTCAAAGATCCGATTCGCAAGCAATACGACGAGCAAGGGCATCCGTACTATGCATCCGCGCGCCTATGGGACGATGGCGTGATTGACCCTGCTGATACACGCACCGTGCTTGCGCTTGCGCTGAGCGCCGCTTATAACGCACCGATTGGTGAGACCAATTTTGGCATCTTTAGAATGTGA
- the prpF gene encoding 2-methylaconitate cis-trans isomerase PrpF, protein MQTSVKATYMRGGTSKGTFFNLTDLPERCQVAGSARDNFLLRVVGSPDPYGKQIDGLGNGSSSTSKVVILSKSDVAGHDVNYLFGQVAIDKAMIDWSGNCGNLTAAVGSFAIMNGLVSADKIPENGICEVKIWQQNIGKTIIAHVPIAGGQVQETGDFELDGVTFPAAEVKIEFIDPVDSDGDMFPTGNLVDALDVPDVGTFDVTLINAGIPTVFLRAKDLGFTGTELQKDINSNSEILAKLEKIRAYGAVKMGLISDIVEAETRQHTPKIAWVASPTDYVASSGKTVKASDINLLARAMSMGQLHHAMMGTASVAIGTAATIVGTLVNEVAGGQALTEVRFGHPSGTLLVGGQSELTDGKWLAKKVSMSRSARRLMTGEVWVPADCF, encoded by the coding sequence ATGCAAACATCAGTCAAAGCCACCTACATGCGTGGCGGTACTTCAAAAGGTACATTTTTTAACTTAACCGACTTACCAGAGCGTTGCCAAGTGGCTGGTTCTGCCCGTGATAACTTTTTATTGCGTGTGGTTGGCAGTCCAGACCCGTATGGCAAGCAAATTGACGGTTTGGGTAACGGTTCATCATCAACATCAAAAGTGGTGATTTTATCCAAATCGGACGTGGCAGGTCATGATGTCAATTATCTATTTGGGCAAGTTGCCATTGACAAGGCGATGATTGACTGGTCAGGAAACTGTGGCAATCTTACCGCAGCGGTTGGTAGTTTTGCCATCATGAATGGCTTGGTATCAGCGGATAAAATTCCTGAAAATGGCATTTGTGAAGTCAAAATTTGGCAACAAAATATTGGCAAAACCATTATCGCTCATGTACCGATAGCGGGTGGTCAAGTACAAGAAACAGGCGATTTTGAGCTTGATGGCGTCACCTTCCCTGCAGCCGAGGTCAAGATTGAATTTATTGACCCTGTGGATAGTGATGGCGATATGTTCCCAACAGGTAATTTGGTGGATGCTTTAGACGTGCCTGATGTGGGTACATTTGATGTCACCTTGATTAACGCAGGTATTCCAACGGTCTTTTTGCGTGCCAAAGACTTAGGCTTTACAGGTACGGAATTACAAAAAGACATCAACTCAAATAGCGAAATTTTAGCAAAATTGGAAAAAATCCGTGCCTACGGTGCGGTCAAAATGGGCTTAATTTCGGACATCGTCGAGGCTGAAACTCGCCAACATACGCCAAAAATTGCTTGGGTTGCGTCTCCTACCGATTATGTGGCATCAAGTGGTAAGACCGTCAAGGCAAGTGACATCAATTTGCTCGCTCGTGCCATGAGTATGGGGCAGCTGCATCATGCGATGATGGGGACAGCTTCGGTTGCGATTGGTACAGCAGCCACGATTGTGGGGACACTCGTCAATGAAGTAGCAGGCGGACAGGCTCTTACGGAAGTGCGGTTTGGGCACCCATCAGGGACGCTACTGGTTGGTGGTCAATCTGAACTCACTGATGGTAAATGGCTTGCAAAAAAGGTCTCTATGAGCCGTTCTGCTCGCCGTCTGATGACTGGTGAAGTGTGGGTGCCTGCTGATTGTTTTTAA
- a CDS encoding calcium:proton antiporter encodes MMAANARFGLPVWSMALPLVAWVLYFIGIKDSIWLQVLGGVMLIGSVLSAVYHAEVVAHKVGEPFGTIILALAITIIEVALIISLMVAGGDNAAYLARDTVFAAIMLILNGILGLSLMIGGLKHREQFFGQKSASTALITLVSILVMTLILPNFTTTTTEGTYSPTQLMFVAVASLVLYGAFIMVQTVRHRDYFLAADDDLDHHAEPPSTKVTAASFGFLLVCLGIVVLLAKSLSPSIEAMVAAMGAPAALVGVIIAAVVLLPEGLAALNAATRNRFQTSLNLALGSALASIGLTIPAVTIVCLLYDIPLVLGLDGKSMVLLGLSTFIVMLSLNQGRTNILYGIVLLVNLAAYVFTIIVP; translated from the coding sequence ATGATGGCGGCAAACGCGCGTTTTGGTTTGCCTGTGTGGTCAATGGCATTGCCGTTGGTGGCGTGGGTGTTATATTTTATTGGTATCAAAGACAGCATCTGGCTGCAGGTGTTAGGCGGTGTGATGCTCATCGGCAGCGTGCTGTCGGCAGTTTATCATGCCGAAGTGGTCGCGCACAAGGTCGGTGAACCGTTTGGCACAATCATTCTTGCGCTTGCCATCACCATCATCGAAGTGGCGCTGATCATCTCGCTCATGGTCGCAGGCGGGGATAATGCTGCTTACCTTGCGCGCGATACGGTCTTTGCAGCCATCATGTTGATTTTGAACGGGATTTTGGGCTTATCTTTGATGATCGGTGGGCTTAAGCACCGTGAGCAGTTTTTTGGTCAAAAGTCGGCAAGTACTGCGCTGATTACCCTAGTGTCGATTCTTGTGATGACTTTGATTTTGCCAAATTTCACCACCACGACCACCGAAGGTACTTATTCGCCGACGCAGCTGATGTTCGTGGCGGTGGCGTCACTGGTGCTGTATGGTGCGTTCATCATGGTGCAGACGGTGCGCCATCGTGATTATTTTTTGGCGGCGGATGATGACTTGGATCACCATGCTGAGCCACCATCGACGAAGGTCACGGCAGCAAGCTTTGGCTTTTTGCTCGTGTGCTTGGGCATCGTCGTGCTACTTGCCAAGAGCCTATCACCAAGCATCGAAGCGATGGTGGCAGCGATGGGTGCGCCAGCGGCATTGGTCGGTGTGATCATCGCAGCGGTCGTGCTACTGCCCGAAGGTTTAGCGGCACTGAACGCTGCCACGCGTAACCGCTTTCAGACCAGTCTAAACCTTGCCCTAGGCTCAGCCTTAGCAAGTATCGGTCTGACCATTCCTGCGGTGACGATCGTCTGCTTATTATACGATATCCCGCTGGTCTTGGGGCTTGATGGCAAATCGATGGTTCTGCTTGGCTTATCGACATTCATCGTCATGCTGTCACTGAACCAAGGGCGCACCAATATCCTATACGGTATCGTGCTACTGGTGAACTTGGCGGCGTATGTGTTCACCATCATCGTGCCATGA
- a CDS encoding acetyl/propionyl/methylcrotonyl-CoA carboxylase subunit alpha — translation MFHKILIANRGEIACRVAATAKRLGISTVAVYSDADRDAKHASVCDEAVHIGGSAPKDSYLKWDVIIDVAKRTGAQAIHPGYGFLSENDEFAKACQDAGLVFIGPPASAITAMGLKAESKRLMESANVPLIPGYHGENQDPAFLHAEADRIGYPVLIKASSGGGGKGMRLVEQSADFLDALASCQREASKSFGSDKVLIEKYALKPRHIEIQVFGDTHGNYVYLFERDCSVQRRHQKVLEEAPAPDVSETMREAMGQAAINAARAVGYVGAGTVEFIVEQRDGQMNFYFMEMNTRLQVEHPVTEAITGTDLVEWQLRVAAGEPLPLRQDELSINGHAIEARICAENPDNNFLPATGTLMTYDKPEHTAFSISSVRIDDGVRTGDVISPYYDSMIAKLIVHGKDRQHALALLDQALAETRIVGLPNNVAFLRHVLATDSFKFANLDTALIEREKDVLFHQQRLPLNLLVATALVQNLHATTSTDPFATQTGFRAYSRYQPSFELSFDDTALHAVMSDVTDNSFTLSIAKIIEKDKKQQNILSSETIYQGQVAYLANADSEYTLWLDGTRLQVHGTQVGEVVHIFTQAGSGQITLIDCLAHTGEESDAGGSLKSPMPGQVVAFRVAVGDTVKKGQPLAVIEAMKIEHTIHAPSDGVVAELLFSAGDLVADGDELLKLQTD, via the coding sequence ATGTTTCACAAAATTCTAATCGCCAACCGTGGTGAAATCGCCTGCCGTGTCGCCGCCACCGCCAAGCGGCTTGGCATCAGCACAGTGGCTGTGTACTCGGATGCCGACCGCGACGCCAAGCACGCATCCGTCTGCGATGAAGCGGTGCACATCGGCGGCTCTGCGCCCAAGGACAGCTATCTAAAATGGGATGTCATCATCGATGTCGCCAAGCGCACAGGTGCACAGGCGATTCACCCTGGTTATGGGTTCTTAAGCGAAAATGATGAATTTGCCAAAGCGTGCCAAGACGCAGGGCTTGTCTTTATCGGGCCGCCAGCGTCTGCCATCACCGCAATGGGTCTAAAAGCCGAATCCAAACGCCTAATGGAATCTGCCAATGTGCCGCTGATCCCAGGTTATCATGGCGAAAACCAAGACCCTGCTTTTTTGCACGCCGAAGCTGACCGTATCGGCTATCCTGTCTTGATTAAGGCAAGCTCAGGCGGCGGCGGTAAAGGGATGCGATTGGTTGAGCAGTCGGCAGATTTTCTGGATGCTTTGGCATCATGTCAGCGTGAAGCAAGTAAAAGCTTCGGCAGTGATAAGGTCTTGATCGAAAAATACGCACTTAAGCCGCGCCATATCGAGATTCAAGTCTTTGGCGATACGCATGGCAATTATGTGTATCTGTTTGAGCGTGATTGCTCAGTGCAACGCCGCCACCAAAAAGTACTCGAAGAAGCCCCAGCACCTGATGTCAGTGAAACGATGCGCGAAGCGATGGGACAAGCGGCGATCAATGCGGCGCGTGCGGTCGGCTATGTCGGTGCTGGCACGGTGGAGTTCATCGTCGAGCAGCGCGACGGGCAGATGAATTTTTATTTCATGGAAATGAATACTCGCCTGCAGGTCGAGCACCCTGTCACCGAAGCCATCACAGGCACTGACCTTGTCGAGTGGCAGCTGCGTGTAGCGGCAGGCGAGCCTTTGCCACTGCGCCAAGATGAGCTTAGCATCAACGGACACGCCATCGAAGCGCGTATCTGTGCTGAGAATCCTGATAATAATTTTCTGCCCGCCACAGGTACGCTGATGACTTATGACAAGCCAGAGCACACCGCCTTTAGCATCTCATCGGTGCGTATCGATGATGGTGTGCGTACAGGCGATGTCATCAGTCCTTATTATGATTCGATGATTGCCAAGCTTATCGTGCATGGTAAGGACAGACAGCACGCGCTGGCACTGCTTGATCAGGCGCTTGCCGAGACGCGTATCGTCGGTTTGCCAAATAATGTCGCGTTTTTGCGCCATGTGCTTGCTACTGATTCTTTTAAATTTGCCAATCTGGATACCGCACTGATTGAGCGCGAAAAAGATGTATTGTTCCATCAGCAGCGTCTGCCGCTCAATCTTTTGGTCGCGACCGCCTTGGTACAAAATCTGCACGCTACCACAAGCACTGACCCTTTTGCCACACAGACAGGCTTTCGTGCTTACTCACGCTATCAGCCAAGCTTTGAGCTGTCGTTTGATGATACTGCCTTGCACGCGGTGATGAGTGATGTGACAGATAATAGCTTTACCCTAAGCATCGCCAAAATCATCGAAAAAGACAAAAAACAGCAAAACATTCTATCAAGCGAGACCATCTATCAAGGGCAAGTTGCTTATTTGGCAAATGCCGATAGCGAATACACGCTGTGGCTTGATGGCACACGCCTGCAGGTACACGGCACACAAGTCGGCGAAGTGGTGCATATCTTCACCCAAGCGGGCAGCGGACAGATCACACTCATCGACTGCTTGGCGCACACAGGCGAAGAGTCGGACGCTGGCGGCAGCCTAAAATCACCGATGCCAGGGCAAGTGGTGGCGTTTCGTGTTGCCGTCGGTGATACGGTCAAAAAAGGTCAGCCGCTTGCGGTGATCGAAGCGATGAAAATCGAGCACACCATCCACGCGCCGAGCGATGGCGTGGTGGCAGAGCTGCTGTTCTCTGCAGGTGATTTGGTCGCTGATGGTGATGAATTGCTCAAATTACAGACAGACTAA
- a CDS encoding amino acid aminotransferase — translation MFEHVTPYAGDPILGLMDKFANDPRTDIKVNLGVGVYYTEDGKLPVLECVKAAEATIANPPRPRGYLPMDGLPGYRKACQNLLFGENHPAVAEGRVATIATLGGSGALKVGADFIHQWFPTAKCYVSDPTWGNHISIFEGAGMEVGKYPYYDPATIGVKFDELCAFFKTLNENDVVLLHPCCHNPTGVDLTREQWDVLLQIVKDQKLIPFMDIAYQGFGDDMDGDAYAIRRAVEMGLPVFISNSFSKNLSLYGERVGGLSVVSPTKEESDKVHGQLKFTVRRIYSSPPSHGNAVVDTVMNDEKLFAQWVGEVYEMRDRIREMRQKLQDVLSAKLPERDFSYFTKQQGMFSFTGLTAEQVVRLRDEFAVYMVENGRMCIAGLNNANVEYVANAMAEVLK, via the coding sequence ATGTTCGAACATGTCACCCCCTATGCAGGCGACCCGATTTTGGGTTTGATGGATAAATTTGCCAATGACCCACGCACCGATATTAAGGTGAATTTGGGTGTTGGTGTGTACTACACCGAAGATGGCAAATTGCCAGTACTTGAGTGCGTCAAGGCCGCTGAAGCGACCATCGCCAATCCACCACGCCCACGCGGCTATCTGCCGATGGATGGTCTGCCAGGTTATCGTAAGGCGTGTCAAAACTTGCTATTTGGCGAAAACCATCCAGCCGTCGCTGAAGGCCGTGTCGCCACCATCGCAACATTGGGCGGCTCTGGCGCGCTCAAAGTCGGTGCAGACTTTATCCATCAATGGTTCCCAACTGCCAAATGCTATGTCTCAGACCCAACTTGGGGCAACCACATCAGTATCTTTGAAGGTGCAGGCATGGAAGTGGGTAAATATCCATATTATGACCCTGCGACCATCGGCGTGAAGTTTGATGAGCTGTGCGCATTTTTCAAAACACTCAACGAAAATGATGTCGTACTACTGCACCCATGCTGCCACAACCCAACTGGTGTGGATTTGACCCGTGAGCAGTGGGATGTGCTACTACAAATCGTCAAAGACCAAAAACTGATTCCATTTATGGACATCGCTTATCAAGGCTTTGGCGACGATATGGACGGTGATGCTTATGCCATCCGCCGTGCGGTTGAGATGGGCTTGCCTGTGTTTATCAGCAACTCATTTTCAAAAAATCTATCGCTATATGGCGAGCGTGTCGGCGGTCTGTCAGTCGTCAGCCCAACCAAAGAAGAGTCGGACAAAGTCCACGGTCAACTCAAATTCACCGTGCGTCGCATCTACTCAAGCCCACCATCACACGGTAACGCAGTCGTTGACACTGTGATGAATGACGAAAAACTATTCGCTCAATGGGTGGGCGAAGTCTATGAGATGCGTGATCGTATCCGCGAAATGCGTCAAAAGCTACAAGATGTGCTATCGGCCAAGCTGCCTGAGCGCGACTTCAGCTACTTCACCAAGCAACAAGGTATGTTTAGCTTCACAGGTCTGACTGCTGAGCAAGTGGTGCGTCTGCGTGATGAATTTGCGGTGTATATGGTCGAAAATGGCCGTATGTGTATCGCAGGCTTGAATAATGCCAATGTCGAATATGTCGCTAATGCGATGGCAGAAGTGTTGAAATAA